Within Cydia fagiglandana chromosome 10, ilCydFagi1.1, whole genome shotgun sequence, the genomic segment AAATAAGTACGACATAGATTCGTAGAAGCTCTTTAAAGGCCAATACACACCAAATGGTTATGCAGAGTTGCAGACCAGGCGCGTGTCTACCCTGTGAGCTGGAGTCGTGCTGCGTTTGGTGTGGTTCGCCCTTAAAATTCCCACATAAGCGGAAACACAACTGGTTTTTGTTAATTCTTGTATACTATTACTCATACAAAAAATTAACGTATACGATATATGCGACACGTGATTAATCTTGTTCTAGTGAGTAATGTTTGCAAATTTCCAATGGGACCTTCTAGAAAACTTACTTTTTCTCTTTAAActaaattatttgttaaataaaatgtaatttggTTACCTAAAATTTATCGGTTGTGTTTTCGGTACTAAATAGTTAAATACTGTATTAGTTTGTAGGCCATCCTAGCTTAGCTTTTATCGAGGCCGGTTACACAAGCTATTTTCGACTTTATAGACTTTTATTAAGGTGATATTTATGGTCAGCTCATAAATTGTGTATGCTTTTTTCTTGCACAATATTTTACAGCTTAtgtatatataaacaaaaaataaatattagtacctactttaaaaactttatcatacTCAGGTCttttaataaacataatttCTGAGCTGATTATAAAATGTAAAACTGAGTGCATTTCTATTAGGCACCCAGTCGCTTATTAAAATAGTAGTTATTTGTACTAGATAAGCTGCTAAACTGTATGAGACAATACAACAAAACAAAGAAAGACCCGGAATAATTAATTTTCTTCTGTCTCTTATACCTAAATTTGACTGGAAGATTCGCGTCTGCGGTCTTAAACTAATAAACTCGCATAACTACATAAtatgcttaatttttttttcaaaatgaagTATTTTGCCGctgttagggctcatttagacggtgcgagaactcgcatgcgagtttcattacattgcggtttttgatcggtcggttgaattggacgtaacgagctgcccgcaatgtaactaaaatcgcatgcgagtgcATCAGCCCTTAAGGTCTACTTCATGTCAAATCTTTTCTTTGCCAACAGTACGAGAAATATTTTAGAAAAGGCGCTCCTCGAATAGTtcataatatatatttcaaaataacaTATTAATTAAGGACATTGGTAATTTGGGATACgaaaaatatttgcatttaCAATGTATACTTCGGCGTTGGTGTCTAAATGGCGACTCAATAGATTTTAAAAGTAACTAATACCTTATTTGTAAACATTATCTATATCATTCACATAATACTAATACACAAATGCAAATATTTTCCTCCCAATTTATCCATATTTTTCAAATGATTATAATAGATTTATGATTATGGATAATTCACTATAATGTGCAAAGCTGGAACTTTATGGAATCAAACAagttattataaatatgtaaaatattttagctcttgaattattaaaataaatagatacgcTTCAATGCTGTAATGCACAAATAATACATGAATTAAGTGTTGAGATAGATTAGGTATTCAatctattttgttatttatagatAAATTGTTATATTTTGTCTTGTCAATTAACAATAAGAAGCAAACATACTTTGGTTCAGCCTGCTTTCCATTTTAAcagaaacaaaatcaataattaATAGAGTTATTTACTTCTGGCGACTGACCAAAAATACCTAATAAGTATTGTGattcaataataattaaaatatgtacGTAACATTCAAGTGTTCATTTAACATCTAACCGAAAAAGGCAGTTATGTATGTAAAAAAGTAACTCAAAATATCAACGAAAGTTTTTTGACAGAAAGATAAATACTGGTTATTTTTAAGGCACGGTTATTTTTGCTATGGTGCTAAATCTAGTTGATATGTAGGAAAGCAATAATGGCTTGCATTTGTTAATTATCTAGGATAATCATTGCTTTATGTATTTATCAGGGGACTACCACTTAACTCAGTCAGTTCCTTGGGTAAGTTCAGTAGTGTAGCAGTGAATATTCACATTACAGTTTATAATTCATTCATCAACTGTATAGCAGTGAATATTCACTTTACAGTTTATAATTCATTCATCAACTGTATAGCAGTGAATATTCACTTTACAATTTATAATTCATTCATCAACTGTGTAGCAGTGAATATTCACTATTCATTCATCAACTGAGTTAATTGGTTAACCTTGTAGTGAGATTGTTTGAGTATGAATAAAATTACACATGtatgtaagaaaagtacagttaaacttttgcaaataaataattagtgTGAGAAGGATTTGGACATTCTGAAACAATTTGacttaaataaaacattagATAGTTATAGATTACTCCCTAGCAGTAATATTAACCTTCTCaaataaatttttcaaattacTGACTTCCAAATAGTCATTCATTTTGGTTATTAActttaaataatgtttaaattCACTCcctattattgttattttaagtTGGCAACAATATCTTAGATATTTTTCTGCTGAATAGATATTTTGTACCTTCTTAAAAAtctctatttaaaaaaatgtgttgaATAAATGCTTGGAAAGCAAAATAGATGATTAGCAAATTGAAgaaatttcaattatttttgtaataaaatttaaaatatataatggTTTCATTTTATCCTGTATTAACTAAAGGTACTTGGGTAGGTACTGTCCACACTATTATACTATCCACAAGTCCAGTTTACTAAAGCTACTAGACAATAAACGAAAACAAAAAGACAAGACAACAGAACGACTCATTTGTTTTACACAACAACtgacttaaaacaagtgagtctaaaattattaataaaattatttaacttttatttactttacaatTACACTTGGCAAAGGCTGTTTTAAAACCATTCTTTTTGTATacgatatttttgaattaaataTTGACTTTTCAAGATTAAAAGAGATACTTATtaaactaaactttatttttgtaaaaaaaaatattcattatttttggTAACTTTATTGGAAAAcaagaattaatatttaatactacACATTTGTTCTTTtaatagtaaaataataaactaaactTTAGTAATGAATGATCATACATAGCTTCAGTATCCTCTGTGCCCTCGAAATCTTCTTCTATTATCCAACTGAAAGAGTCAAACAAATACATAAGAAATTTTATATTACTACAATTGGATTTGATTAGAAACTTAATTCCTTAGTaccagatgtagtgcataatagttttattttctCGGAAccattcgtatttgtcatgctacttcagtcaacctcagtactttttgtatcaAGAGTATCAAGACTGACTGGAATAGCAAGACACATTTGTATATTTCTGTGAAAAtccgatggaaaataattatgcactacatctgtaaatatCAACAATGATATTACGTTGACTACTACTAAGTAGTCAGCATCAACATTGGTGAATAGAACAATGTATGAAACACATCTATTATCCTCTAATAGTTTTACACCTAAAGATATATCTTTAACACTGTAATTACTTTAATAGAacactgtttttagggttccgtacccaaagggtaaaacgggaccctattactaagagttcgctgtccgtccgtccgtccgtccgtccgtctgtctgtcaccaggctgtatctcacgaaccgtgatagctagacagttgaaattttcacagatgatgtatttctgttgccgctataacaacaaatactaaaaacagaataaaataaagatttaaatggggctcccatacaacaaacgtgatttttgaccaaagttaagcaacgtcgggagaggtcagtacttggatgggtgaccgtttttttttttgcattatggtacggaacccttcgtgcgcgagtttgactcgcacttgcccggttttttttacatgACGCATATTGTTACTCTATCAAGACCATTCCGTATAGATAAAAAAGAACTATAATAATTGTActgtatataattttaataagttcTACTCATATTAAACTGGTCTCTAGTTCGTCTCTAGTCGGCCATATGTACCGGCCGTATCAAATGTTTATTGTATTTATAACATAAACATTATTTGTACTTACTAAGGATCGTTTGCACTCAAAAAAAGCCTGTCGCAGTTGCAGGCATTCATCTCCAACTTCCCCTGACTTTAAACATTCTCGAGGTGTTTTCTTGCCCTGAAAATGTAAAGTCTTATTAGTCTTTTAAGAAACCCCCGTCTAAATAGCGTTTAACTTtcacaacagcttaaaacaACGTTTCGAAATGAAATTATTAAACTCATACAAAAACTAACCTTTTTGCAGCAATCCGTATTTAACAAACACATCTTGAGATCAGCTCTGATGCCAGCACAGGGTGACTTGTCGGCAAGTCCTAGTTCATCTGGAGCGAAAACAACCATTTTCTGTATTTGTTTTCTATTCAATCTGCATGAATCTTCTAATTTGTTGATTTCTTTGCTCAATTATTTCAACAGTAATCACAAATCTAACAACAAACGTCACATGTGACAGATGTCGAAGTCAAATTGCATGTTTGAGACCACTTTTATCCGATCGATGGTAAAACAGTGGgcgtttttataaatatgttaagTAGTTTAAGTCAAGGTTCAAAAGTCCAATCAGCTGTTTAATGACAGATGACACAATTTGATTTGATCAAGGCCGCTTGCAATGAACCTATCTAATaattgctttaataataagtcttTGTTTACTCGTGACAGTCGTGATTGTACACAAATTAACAATGAGAAAGATCATACCAGTATTCTCCAGGAAACTATCCCATGTTTGCTCCTTAAAGCCTTATAAAGAGACGAAATGGATGATGCCGAATGGGAATCCTATCGGGGCGTACGTGTACAACTGTGTGGCTGATCAGAAAGTGCCTGTGATCCTCAACGACCCTAACATCGCGACGTGGTACTCCTGCGGACCCACCGTCTACGACTCTGCCCATCTAGGCCACGCAAGTTGCTATGTTAAAATTGATATTCTACAGAGAATACTTAAAGAATTCTTCAAAATTAAACTCGTCACTGCTATGGGTGTCACCGATATCGacgataaaataattaaaaaggcCAAAGAGACTAATTCGGACTTTAGGATTGTAGCGAAACAATACGAGCATGAGTTCTGGCTGGATATGGCCAGTTTGAATGTCGAAAAACCACTAATAGTTGCAAGGGTCTCAGACCATGTTAACTCCATTGAAATTTTCATTCAGAAAATCATTGAATCTGGCATGGCTTATGTTACTAAAGATGGTTCAGTGTATTTTGACACTGAGAAATACAATGCTTATGGTAAGTTGCAGAAAATGCAAGATGCAGGTGAACCAGCAGATCAGTACAAAAGGAACAAGATGGACTTTGCTCTGTGGAAAGCCCACAAGCCTGGGGAGCCATCTTGGAAGGCCTCATGGGGTGAAGGGAGGCCTGGCTGGCACATAGAGTGCTCGGCCATGGTGAGCAAGTACTTTGGGTCTCAATTAGACTTTCATGCTGGAGGAGTTGACTTGCAGTTCCCTCATCACGAGAATGAAGAGGCCCAGTCCTGCTCCTTCCACAACACCAGGCAATGGGCCAACTACTGGATACACATAGGTCATTTGCAACTGAAAGGTGACAATAAAATGTCTAAATCCTTGAAAAATACCATCAGCATACCACAGATGCTGTCTCAACACAGTGCCGACACATTTAGGATGGCTTGCATTATGTCAAACTATAGATATCCAATGGAATACAGTGATGAGTTGATGAAAACAGCTGAAAGTGTACtaaataaattcaaattctTCCTCAAGGATGCATACAACTATGTCAATAACAATGCAACAGAAAATGGTGACTATAAATATCAAATCCTTGACAGCTTGCAAAGTGTTGAAGAATTAAATCTAGAAGTTCTTCGATCAGATTTTGATACAGCCAGCTGTATTAACAACTTATTAAACTTAGTTATAAAGACAAATAGAGTGATGAAACTTGAGAATTCAGAGTTTTATCCAATTCCAGTTCTACTGATAGCCGAGTATATTACTAATGTATTGACAAAATTTGGGCTCAAATTACAGGATAGCTCGGAGAATGGAATACCAAACAATCTCATAGACACCCTGGTAGAGTTCAGGCACACTGTGAGACTAAATGCATTGAACAGAAAAGACAAAGAGTTGCTGAGTGCCTGTGACATCGTCAGAGATAAAATGAAGGCAATAAAAGTACAAATTAATGACAGTGAAAAAACACCTTCCTGGGtagtgaaataaaataattaacagtATCCGATTACTGGATATCTCTCTAACAAAATATACCGTGTATATTGTGTATTACAATTTGTAAGATAATGGTGCAATTTATTGACTTTAAGATAAATATAGGTACTCATGTTAATCTTTGATAAGACTTTTTACTATCATTATCACTTAAATGCAAGTTAATCCCTTACTCGTTTTGTTACAATATTACAATCAATACAATCAtattaataatatgttacgTTCACGCCACTTATCCAATCCTAAACTAAACTATCACTCACACGCCAACGTGTTGGCACAAGCAAGCTAATATTAACCTCGCATGAAGGTTACTTTGACAATGTATGCCATAACACTTAAGGTGGTTCTACTTGctcgaatttcatacaaactttcttgGCAACGAACTCCTATTGTATAGTGTTTCTTCACTTGAATAATGTTAGGGTAGTATATATTTCTGACTAcgccaaagtaaaaaaatactagaaatTATGCTTTTATGGGAACTACATATAAGGATTCTTGGCATCCAAAGggttcggtatcgtcttgggtcgtcccattcctttttcgtcaagttcttaaattagttacattctgctttcgtcgcccattctacattcgtcacaatcgtcggtgccTTTCAATGttgaatgagtgacgaaagcagaataggactaatttaagaacttgacgaaaaacgaatgggacgacccaagacgataccaaggGTTCATTATGGTCAAATTATgatgtaaggtttactcgggtaattccgaatgtcgaaaactgacggataattccgaaaagagacttttattatgatgggatttagggtgattttcggaattatccgacattcggtattacccgaatacaccttaggtGTTATTTCGAcaaataaatacacaaaatatgGCAAGTAATCATATAATTGTTATTTTACCTGACAGTCTATGAACTTTTTTGCACTAAGCAAAGTCATTGTTACCTATATCAAGAgcatgaaatgtaaacaaactgaCGGATTAACACTTTTAAGTGTAAACCGACGTTCTCTGACGTATTGAGAAATAAGATAATGTGAATGACCAAACAGATAGTAACAATGTTATCACCAACATAAATCATTAACTTCCATCGTACTTCTTTATGTATAAACGTAAACACCCGATAAAATTAACTAAAGGTCAGTTAACTATTTCGTCAACTGTACTTATTTGTAACCtagtgtcatcatcatcatcatctcagccataagacgtccactgctgaacataggcctcccccttagacctgcatgatggggggtgaatgccataatcgccacgcttggcaggcgggttggcgatcgcagtcgagtacaccgaatttgagggacgctgctgcccgtccaccgatggtcttggacgtagtttaaggacatacccgggtcctttaaggacatacccgggtcctaccTAGTGTAAATTCGAAGAAATGTTCTAACCTCCTGGTTTGACAGTCCAACTAGATGGCGCTACACGAAGCCTTACTTTGTGGTATTGgtaactgagggcctaccgcgaaaatcgttatctgggctataaccgcgaaaatcgaagttcgcaaattgcgggcatttttctctgtcactctaattacgccttcattggagtaaaagagaaagatacccgcaatttacgaatttcggttttcgcggtagcccctttGCCTCTATCGCTCTTGGATATTCGAGCGGCAGATAAGCGACGTCGGCAGTAGGTCCTCTGAATTTACACACATGAACTTATGACAGTTATGACAACCAGAGAgcctaccacgaaccacgttcgacgtattgcctctccGTGTCGCATTTGTAAAtccgtacgtaagtgtgatagggaggcaacacatAGAACGTGAttcgtggtaggccctcagaactACCGCATAATGTATGGAGGCATACAGCGCCATCATCATCCTCtcaaattcgaagcacgaatccatcttatggctcctctacacgatgggccaacgccggccactccaaaggatgccgccatgcggtagaatgagatagcaacaccacttgctccctctaacgcataaatgcctctcttggagtggccggcgttggcccatcgtgtagaggagccattagccgTTACACATAAGTATAAGTTATACAATGAATGAATATTTACATTAGCATCATAAGTTGGTGATACACGTTAGGTATCAGAATGGCCAATTTTTTACTTAGAGAAACCATCAATACAACGTTCAACTCAATTCAACAATAGGAAAGTTAAATTAATTTGCATAATTCGttttaacaaaatacacgaaTAAAAAACGAGGTTTAATCTTTTTTTCGCGCTTTCAATTATTATGCATTCAATAAATCAGCAAAAACTCATAAAGTATTAGGTGGATTAACACAATAATATATGAATGTATAGTGACGTCACACGATACGTATCTCTTGAGTCCAAATTAAAAATGTCTGAGTTTCGAAGTTTCAAGTTGATTTCACTCGTCAGTAAAATAGCGTACTCTGTACTGTATCCACAATTTTACGTTTTCGTAAACCCTCGGATTCAACCTCTTTTTTAATGGGATACGAATTATCAGAGGGTACAAAAATAAACTGAATAATGACATAGGTAGTTGTAATATCAATGGAATATATTTTACTTTGAAGTTTGGACAAAATTTCTGCAATTTGTTTAGTTAACAGATTTTTATCTAACTGCAAAATAAATCGTGGAAATATAGTGATCCATTTAAACTGACAGAATTGGAAGAACATGCTAGTCGAAGTCAGTCTTAATATTCCACAAATTATTCTCAATACAAAACTTTATTCAAAAACGGAGAAATAGAAGATTAAGTACAAAATTACAGGAATTCAATAAGACTTATTGTGAGACAATT encodes:
- the LOC134668203 gene encoding cytochrome c oxidase assembly factor 5; the protein is MVVFAPDELGLADKSPCAGIRADLKMCLLNTDCCKKGKKTPRECLKSGEVGDECLQLRQAFFECKRSLLDNRRRFRGHRGY
- the LOC134668417 gene encoding probable cysteine--tRNA ligase, mitochondrial; translation: MRKIIPVFSRKLSHVCSLKPYKETKWMMPNGNPIGAYVYNCVADQKVPVILNDPNIATWYSCGPTVYDSAHLGHASCYVKIDILQRILKEFFKIKLVTAMGVTDIDDKIIKKAKETNSDFRIVAKQYEHEFWLDMASLNVEKPLIVARVSDHVNSIEIFIQKIIESGMAYVTKDGSVYFDTEKYNAYGKLQKMQDAGEPADQYKRNKMDFALWKAHKPGEPSWKASWGEGRPGWHIECSAMVSKYFGSQLDFHAGGVDLQFPHHENEEAQSCSFHNTRQWANYWIHIGHLQLKGDNKMSKSLKNTISIPQMLSQHSADTFRMACIMSNYRYPMEYSDELMKTAESVLNKFKFFLKDAYNYVNNNATENGDYKYQILDSLQSVEELNLEVLRSDFDTASCINNLLNLVIKTNRVMKLENSEFYPIPVLLIAEYITNVLTKFGLKLQDSSENGIPNNLIDTLVEFRHTVRLNALNRKDKELLSACDIVRDKMKAIKVQINDSEKTPSWVVK